The following coding sequences are from one Primulina eburnea isolate SZY01 chromosome 15, ASM2296580v1, whole genome shotgun sequence window:
- the LOC140814343 gene encoding ethylene-responsive transcription factor ERF027-like, whose product MADTPHQLNMSQQDHSSPPPSVPPSTTNPPPAPPQTPTDPSVRSGIERETQPPALTLPQPLPLPLPSPSPPSVLTLAPFLAPSVSTQPRLPIYRDQTLNLQSMSRIEAIQSPRKLQKVTTMTSTSSPSRSNTGKHPVFRGIRSRSGKWVSEIREPRKTTRIWLGTYPTPEMAAAAYDVAALALRGNEAMLNFPENVGKYHVPASPSPPDIRRAAVDAAALMKREEEEAGLGEEVAAAAVDEQQGDDVSINAETVISSGQEFIDEEELFHMPNLLKDMAEGMLVSPPRIASPPSDDSPTSSDAENLWSY is encoded by the coding sequence ATGGCTGACACTCCACATCAGCTGAACATGAGTCAACAAGACCATTCTTCCCCACCACCATCCGTCCCTCCTTCGACTACGAATCCTCCACCGGCGCCGCCACAAACACCGACCGATCCATCGGTTCGATCGGGCATCGAAAGGGAAACACAGCCACCAGCTCTGACTCTGCCTCAGCCTTTGCCTTTGCCTTTGCCATCGCCTTCTCCGCCTTCTGTTTTGACATTGGCTCCGTTTTTGGCTCCTTCTGTGAGTACTCAGCCGCGACTGCCTATATATAGGGATCAGACGCTAAATTTGCAGTCCATGAGTAGAATTGAAGCGATCCAATCTCCAAGAAAGCTTCAAAAAGTAACCACCATGACCTCCACGTCATCACCGAGCCGGTCCAACACCGGAAAGCACCCGGTGTTCCGCGGGATAAGGAGCCGGAGCGGCAAGTGGGTGTCGGAGATTCGCGAGCCGCGGAAAACTACGCGTATATGGCTCGGAACCTACCCCACCCCGGAGATGGCCGCCGCAGCGTATGATGTGGCGGCGCTGGCCCTACGAGGCAACGAAGCAATGCTAAACTTCCCCGAAAACGTCGGCAAGTATCACGTCCCTGCATCACCTTCACCGCCAGATATCCGCAGAGCAGCCGTCGATGCGGCTGCATTAATGAAGCGGGAAGAGGAGGAGGCTGGACTAGGGGAGGAggtggcggcggcggcggtcgATGAACAGCAAGGGGACGATGTAAGCATTAACGCAGAAACAGTAATTAGCAGCGGGCAAGAGTTCATAGACGAAGAGGAACTATTTCATATGCCCAATTTACTCAAGGACATGGCGGAGGGAATGCTTGTCAGCCCGCCGAGGATAGCGTCTCCGCCGTCTGATGACTCGCCGACGAGTTCTGATGCAGAAAATCTATGGAGCTATTAA